A portion of the Cervus elaphus chromosome X, mCerEla1.1, whole genome shotgun sequence genome contains these proteins:
- the LOC122689067 gene encoding spermatid nuclear transition protein 3-like — protein sequence MTNATRKPRQSRGVAMRFASRKNGTKKTLCQRRGRGGVKARNMTMRVRRPLQGTFRKKIRSYATQSTKLKKTRKANCFFSRCGRKKSNRSRKSYQTVRQSQGRRQNPKRK from the exons ATGACTAACGCAACCAGGAAGCCACGGCAGTCAAGAGGAGTTGCCATGCGGTTTGCTTCAAGGAAGAATGGAACAAAGAAGACCCTTTGTCAAAGGAGGGGCAGAGGCGGTGTCAAG GCACGAAATATGACCATGAGGGTCAGAAGACCTCTACAAGGTACCTTCAGAAAGAAAATCCGATCGTATGCTACTCAATCGACAAAGCTGAAGAAGACAAGAAAGGCAAACTGTTTCTTCTCTCGCTGTGGACGTAAGAAATCGAATCGAAGCCGGAAAAGCTACCAAACTGTGAGGCAGAgtcaaggaaggaggcagaatccaAAGAGAAAATAA